From the genome of Thermogutta terrifontis, one region includes:
- a CDS encoding glycosyl hydrolase produces the protein MCLARIVLRVGGREKALRVSDVQLLVWMPFSPIAPVGSRPGFSEQGTIMKRLRWCLFWGVVFSVFATVLAQSRTLEEGWESPPREARLRAYWWWLNGCVTREAITRDLEEMKAKGFGGALVCDADGSSQDGNERAPHGPDFFSPEWRELFRHTLREADRLGLEISLNIQSGWNLGGPVVPAEDATKKLVWSELRVSGPAIFRQKLPQPASRDGYYRDAIVVAYPVKPPANNTIDVRISASSAQPSHPVEDLVDNNPETFWVSAGNQPGKGPSPDHPEWIEFRFTSPVKIERLLLRPRPMYGPHACRLDVSRDGREFRPVGEFTLENPREDFTWSTEPVEGLVFRLVILGAYDRGSLEKPRNVQICELRLSGAGQQWPQQSTRRPIRNWAEKAGYRPLHFSAPDTTPLLEEDEPIPGEEDTTPDQVLDLTDKLAEDGTLTWQVPEGTWEILRFGYTIGDRAYVSTCSEGWEGYALDVLDAGAFQRYWDRVVEVLLADAGPYKGRTLKYLHTDSWEIEPFNWTPTLPEEFERRRGYSITPWMPVLAGRIVGDRRASHRFLYDFRRTVGDLVIDHHYRPFRDNAHKHGLEIHPESGGPHAVPIDAQQCLGFNDVPMSEFWAWSWRHRIGDANRFFVKQPASAAHTYGRRLVAAEGFTTIGPHWQETLWDNLKPSFDKACCEGFNLLFWHAFVCSPQEHGLPGLQYFAGTHLNPNVTWWAKSKPFFDYINRCQFMLQQGLFVADVCYYYGDHVPNFAQHKRSDPARILPGYDYDVITAEALLTRARVEAGRIVLPDGMSYRLLVLPSHGVISLPVLRKVADLAQAGAVIVGPRPKESPSLSDDESEHRRLVAELWDKGKVISDRTAREVLQTLGIPPDCEFVGGDPESDLDYIHRRAGEVDIYFVANRNPRPEQVTAIFRVSGKAPELWNAVTGERQFARVYTEHEGRTSVPLNFGPCGSWFVIFREPTSRHPAERGPAFPQWNALAKIAGPWRVSFDPKWGGPGTVIFEKLDSWTEHSEPGIRYYSGTAIYENEFEVPESWMTTEACQLWLDLGSVRELAEVFVNGRSCGVVWAPPFRVDIGGAIRAGKNRLRIEVVNFWPNRIIGDASLPAEKRLTRTNIRKLTADTKLMPSGLFGPVQIGRLQ, from the coding sequence ATGTGTCTCGCGAGGATTGTGTTGCGCGTGGGGGGCAGAGAGAAGGCGCTCCGGGTGTCCGACGTGCAACTTCTGGTTTGGATGCCGTTCAGTCCGATCGCGCCAGTGGGAAGTCGTCCAGGTTTTTCGGAGCAAGGAACCATCATGAAAAGACTGCGCTGGTGCCTCTTTTGGGGTGTCGTTTTCTCGGTTTTCGCGACAGTGCTTGCACAGTCGCGAACGCTTGAGGAGGGTTGGGAATCGCCGCCGCGCGAAGCCCGTCTGCGGGCTTACTGGTGGTGGCTCAACGGATGTGTCACCCGCGAGGCAATCACGCGCGATCTGGAGGAGATGAAGGCCAAGGGTTTCGGTGGGGCGCTCGTTTGCGATGCGGATGGCTCGAGTCAGGACGGCAACGAGCGAGCCCCCCACGGTCCCGACTTTTTCTCGCCCGAGTGGCGAGAATTATTCAGGCACACCTTACGGGAAGCCGATCGGCTGGGGCTGGAAATAAGCCTCAATATTCAGAGTGGCTGGAACCTTGGCGGACCCGTGGTGCCTGCCGAGGACGCAACCAAGAAACTCGTCTGGTCAGAGTTGCGTGTTTCCGGACCCGCAATTTTCCGGCAAAAACTCCCACAGCCGGCTTCGCGTGACGGCTACTATCGCGACGCCATCGTCGTTGCCTACCCTGTGAAACCCCCAGCCAACAATACGATCGACGTGCGGATCTCGGCGTCGTCAGCTCAACCAAGCCATCCGGTGGAAGATCTTGTCGATAATAACCCTGAGACGTTTTGGGTTTCTGCGGGTAACCAGCCTGGAAAGGGGCCGTCACCGGATCACCCGGAGTGGATTGAATTCAGATTCACCAGTCCGGTGAAGATCGAGAGGTTGCTTCTCCGACCGCGGCCGATGTATGGGCCCCATGCGTGTCGGCTGGATGTATCGCGAGATGGCCGTGAGTTTCGGCCTGTGGGCGAATTTACGCTCGAGAATCCGCGGGAGGATTTCACATGGTCCACTGAGCCGGTGGAGGGACTGGTTTTTCGGCTCGTCATTCTGGGAGCGTATGATCGGGGATCCCTCGAGAAACCGCGGAATGTGCAGATTTGTGAACTGCGGCTTTCGGGTGCAGGGCAGCAATGGCCGCAACAGTCAACCCGTCGCCCCATTCGCAATTGGGCCGAGAAGGCCGGTTACAGACCACTCCATTTTTCCGCCCCGGATACCACACCACTTTTGGAGGAGGACGAGCCCATCCCCGGGGAAGAAGATACAACGCCGGACCAAGTCCTCGACCTGACGGACAAGCTGGCCGAGGATGGCACCCTGACCTGGCAGGTTCCGGAGGGCACGTGGGAGATCCTGCGTTTTGGGTATACCATTGGAGATCGCGCCTATGTGTCCACGTGCAGTGAGGGATGGGAAGGTTATGCCTTGGATGTGCTGGATGCCGGGGCTTTTCAACGTTACTGGGATCGAGTTGTGGAGGTCCTGCTGGCCGACGCAGGTCCGTATAAAGGCAGAACGCTGAAGTATCTTCACACCGATAGCTGGGAGATTGAACCATTCAACTGGACGCCCACGCTGCCCGAAGAGTTTGAGCGACGACGGGGATATTCGATCACGCCCTGGATGCCCGTCCTGGCAGGTCGGATTGTGGGAGACCGTCGCGCCAGTCATCGTTTTCTCTATGATTTTCGCCGCACAGTGGGTGATCTGGTGATTGACCATCATTATCGGCCGTTCCGAGACAATGCCCATAAGCATGGCCTGGAAATCCATCCCGAATCCGGTGGCCCTCACGCCGTGCCCATCGATGCCCAGCAATGTTTGGGGTTCAACGACGTACCGATGTCCGAGTTCTGGGCATGGTCATGGCGTCACCGAATCGGGGATGCCAACCGTTTCTTCGTCAAACAACCGGCCTCGGCCGCGCACACCTACGGACGGCGTCTCGTGGCGGCCGAAGGATTCACGACCATCGGCCCACACTGGCAGGAGACGCTCTGGGATAATCTCAAACCCTCGTTTGACAAGGCCTGCTGCGAGGGATTCAACCTGCTCTTCTGGCATGCGTTTGTGTGTTCACCCCAGGAGCACGGATTGCCGGGACTTCAATATTTTGCCGGGACGCACCTCAACCCGAACGTCACCTGGTGGGCAAAGTCCAAACCCTTCTTCGACTACATCAATCGCTGCCAGTTCATGCTTCAGCAGGGGCTGTTTGTGGCAGATGTTTGTTACTATTACGGCGATCACGTGCCCAACTTTGCCCAGCACAAGCGATCAGATCCGGCCAGAATCTTGCCCGGGTATGATTACGATGTCATCACGGCAGAAGCGCTGCTGACACGGGCGAGAGTAGAGGCAGGCCGCATCGTCCTTCCTGACGGGATGAGCTATCGGCTGCTGGTTTTACCCTCACACGGTGTGATTTCTCTCCCTGTACTCCGCAAAGTGGCGGATTTGGCGCAGGCCGGTGCTGTGATCGTGGGACCCAGGCCGAAAGAATCTCCCAGTCTCAGCGATGATGAATCGGAGCACCGGCGGCTGGTGGCCGAACTCTGGGATAAAGGAAAAGTCATTTCCGACCGGACGGCACGCGAGGTTCTTCAGACCCTCGGCATACCCCCAGACTGTGAGTTTGTGGGGGGAGATCCGGAGTCGGATCTGGACTACATCCATCGCCGGGCCGGGGAAGTGGATATCTATTTCGTGGCGAACCGCAATCCGCGTCCGGAGCAGGTTACCGCCATATTCCGGGTGAGCGGAAAAGCCCCCGAATTGTGGAACGCGGTCACCGGGGAACGGCAATTCGCGCGAGTGTACACGGAGCATGAAGGCCGCACATCCGTTCCGCTAAATTTTGGACCCTGCGGCTCCTGGTTCGTCATCTTTCGCGAGCCGACTTCCCGCCATCCGGCGGAGAGAGGTCCGGCTTTTCCGCAGTGGAACGCACTCGCCAAGATCGCCGGGCCCTGGCGGGTGAGCTTCGATCCCAAATGGGGCGGTCCCGGCACGGTGATTTTTGAAAAGCTCGACAGTTGGACGGAGCACTCGGAACCGGGCATCCGTTATTACTCGGGCACGGCCATATATGAGAACGAGTTCGAGGTCCCGGAGTCCTGGATGACGACGGAGGCATGCCAGCTCTGGCTTGATCTGGGATCGGTCCGCGAGCTTGCGGAGGTTTTCGTCAATGGTCGCTCCTGTGGGGTTGTGTGGGCGCCGCCTTTCCGTGTGGATATTGGCGGGGCGATCCGGGCGGGAAAGAATCGCTTGCGCATCGAGGTTGTGAACTTCTGGCCGAACCGGATTATCGGAGATGCTTCCCTGCCCGCGGAAAAACGCCTGACTCGCACGAATATCCGAAAATTGACGGCGGACACCAAGTTGATGCCTTCGGGGCTTTTCGGCCCGGTGCAAATCGGACGGTTGCAGTAG
- a CDS encoding RHS repeat domain-containing protein codes for MVNHLIHDAFGKVTSESNSAVDSLFLFTARPFDSDTQLQNNLNRWYDARVGRWLSEDPIGFSGGDASLYRYVGNAPTEAADPNALKLVHCGNKALGLDKWIHVPDTWRGGDPCAIKLGRLYRVLSVSSDQAKIRSICSSIQAKAKECSARCCEQTMAKFLNAVHDVWLLNIFGYPLGPDTCQRWVFDLERRLDNFGLANPCIQNARLQTFRLEGGILSSRHCTYMIELADGTVIYADNGAWGGDDHIFFPEDIPDGVQPE; via the coding sequence GTGGTCAACCATCTCATCCACGACGCCTTCGGCAAGGTGACGTCGGAGAGTAACTCCGCGGTGGATAGTCTCTTTTTATTCACGGCCCGACCCTTCGATAGTGACACGCAACTTCAAAACAACCTCAACCGCTGGTACGATGCTCGTGTCGGCCGCTGGCTGAGCGAGGACCCGATCGGCTTTAGCGGCGGCGACGCAAGCCTCTACCGCTACGTGGGGAATGCGCCGACTGAGGCCGCTGATCCAAACGCACTCAAGCTCGTTCATTGTGGCAACAAAGCACTTGGTCTCGACAAGTGGATACACGTTCCCGACACATGGAGGGGCGGCGATCCGTGTGCTATTAAATTGGGTCGTTTATACCGTGTGCTCAGCGTTTCGTCTGACCAGGCCAAGATCCGCAGTATCTGCTCATCTATTCAGGCCAAGGCGAAAGAATGTTCTGCTCGATGCTGTGAACAGACAATGGCTAAATTTCTGAATGCTGTTCACGATGTTTGGCTCCTGAATATCTTTGGGTATCCTTTGGGGCCCGATACTTGTCAGCGGTGGGTCTTCGATTTGGAACGCCGGCTCGATAACTTTGGGCTGGCGAATCCGTGCATCCAGAACGCGAGGCTGCAAACCTTTAGGCTAGAAGGCGGCATATTGTCTTCGAGGCATTGCACCTACATGATCGAACTTGCTGATGGGACAGTGATCTACGCCGATAACGGTGCATGGGGAGGTGATGACCACATATTCTTCCCCGAAGACATTCCCGACGGTGTACAACCCGAATAG
- a CDS encoding RHS repeat domain-containing protein — translation MVGGQKGTRLRAEWGCGEGAAGSPWPSADTEKLFEAALAAHRRGQLTAADYDYQSDESYQYDANGNRVTANGSTYTTGTNNRLLSDGTYRYLYDAEGNRTHRFIDANANGQLDAGDTDITQYTWDHRNRLTKVSHRPSYGAAVDWVVRYWYDFQNRMVRKLADLNGDGDYEQKQNLAYDGNQVVMDFRWTGSGLVQTGDLEWRYLWGPAVDQILAEENVDNGADETVQWTLTDHLNTVRDIAKYDSGSDMTTVVNHLIYDAFGKVTPESHPAIDSLFLFTARPFDSDTQLQNNLNRWYEASVGRWLSEDPIGFAGGDGNLYRYVGNSPVSRRDPIGENGQGYNPNLGKPFEPPGRKPDFYLCWRKIQNSGDCCIDFFIGIINAIFSAHCYIQAGGVDEAGHPLPGTQGWGIAGGGPGTLPSKEMAFRPDGCKKLVKSNGILSYGPAAGKVALSVSDDDIRACIAQTPMRKPYSSIGYNCCAWAYDAVHGCGLQIEA, via the coding sequence ATGGTTGGTGGGCAAAAAGGGACGCGGTTGAGGGCAGAATGGGGGTGCGGCGAGGGCGCAGCGGGGAGTCCCTGGCCGTCGGCCGACACGGAAAAACTCTTCGAGGCGGCCCTTGCTGCCCATCGTCGAGGCCAGCTCACCGCCGCCGACTACGACTATCAGAGCGACGAAAGCTACCAGTACGACGCCAACGGCAACCGCGTCACCGCCAATGGCAGCACTTACACCACCGGCACCAACAACCGGCTTCTTTCCGACGGCACCTACCGCTATCTCTACGATGCCGAGGGGAACCGCACGCACCGGTTCATCGACGCCAACGCCAATGGGCAGCTCGATGCGGGCGACACCGACATCACCCAGTACACCTGGGACCACCGCAACCGGCTGACGAAGGTGTCGCATCGGCCCAGCTATGGGGCGGCCGTGGATTGGGTGGTGCGTTACTGGTACGACTTCCAGAACCGTATGGTCCGGAAGCTGGCCGACCTCAACGGGGACGGCGACTACGAACAGAAACAGAACCTGGCCTATGATGGCAACCAGGTGGTGATGGACTTTCGGTGGACGGGCTCCGGGCTGGTTCAAACAGGTGATCTGGAATGGCGTTATCTCTGGGGTCCAGCGGTGGACCAGATTTTGGCTGAGGAAAATGTTGACAACGGGGCTGACGAAACCGTACAGTGGACCTTGACGGACCACTTGAACACGGTTCGGGACATTGCCAAGTACGATTCGGGCAGCGACATGACCACCGTGGTCAATCACCTCATCTACGACGCCTTCGGTAAGGTGACGCCGGAGAGTCATCCGGCGATTGATAGTCTCTTTTTATTCACAGCCCGACCCTTCGATAGTGACACCCAACTTCAAAACAATCTCAACCGCTGGTATGAAGCTTCTGTCGGCCGCTGGCTGAGCGAGGACCCCATCGGCTTCGCGGGCGGCGATGGGAATTTGTACCGGTATGTGGGGAACTCCCCTGTCTCACGCCGTGACCCAATTGGAGAGAATGGGCAAGGTTACAATCCAAACCTTGGAAAGCCATTTGAACCTCCTGGTAGGAAACCCGATTTTTATCTTTGCTGGCGCAAGATCCAAAACTCAGGCGACTGCTGTATCGACTTCTTTATTGGCATCATCAACGCGATATTCTCGGCCCATTGCTATATACAGGCGGGCGGCGTGGACGAGGCTGGGCATCCGCTACCCGGTACACAAGGGTGGGGGATTGCCGGGGGAGGTCCGGGCACACTTCCTTCCAAAGAGATGGCCTTTCGGCCAGATGGGTGCAAAAAGTTAGTGAAATCCAATGGAATCCTTTCTTATGGCCCCGCAGCCGGGAAGGTGGCGTTGTCGGTATCGGATGATGATATTCGGGCGTGCATCGCTCAGACCCCGATGCGAAAGCCTTACTCCTCGATAGGCTACAATTGCTGCGCTTGGGCCTACGATGCAGTCCATGGCTGCGGTCTACAAATTGAGGCGTAA
- a CDS encoding beta-L-arabinofuranosidase domain-containing protein, whose product MDPFKSGNLEPRRTVCIFACGVLWLVAVTVASGETPWRQVPLQDVQIKGEMGRRIDVTIENNILQIDISRDFLAPFQSRNQKGGYVGLGKLLDSIVRLAVHTGDPRLRELKDQIIREILATQEEDGYIGIMEPSSRMWSLWDIHEMSYLVYALATDHHFFGTEDSLQAARRLADYIISNWEAHPDNQPGGGSITVYMAVTGLENAFLLLSEEANDSRYKDFVVNFRKLPEWQARIVVGRHGQIEGHIYAYLCRSIAQLRLDDQQFDPRLWQASRQALDFLLHREGMVITGECGDHECWHDSQSGTINLGETCATAYLIRWLDELLRREKKSLYGDIMERVIYNGLFAAQSPDGRRIRYYPPFDGPRSYFSSDTYCCPNNYRRIVAELAGMVGYQTEQGVAINLYTAGQLKLRLPGGQVATITQRTDYPHDGVITLTVSLAQPEAFELRLRIPRYCEEASVKLPDQSEAVVVKGGDWAIFSRTWKDGDEVVLTIPMKLRLVRGRRAQSGRVAVMYGPLVFCLSRQAHADLKDVDLRLITLNPETLEGPFRDEAVHPGGLACRVKAWAPGAWYPHAPTNYTLKLTEFADPTGEATYFHVPNPYDPAFVEDELIVPTKDGSP is encoded by the coding sequence ATGGACCCATTCAAATCCGGAAATCTGGAACCGCGTCGCACAGTGTGCATTTTTGCATGCGGAGTCCTGTGGCTCGTCGCCGTGACGGTTGCCTCTGGAGAAACGCCCTGGCGGCAGGTTCCGTTGCAGGACGTTCAGATTAAGGGCGAAATGGGTCGGCGGATTGACGTGACCATTGAAAACAACATCCTTCAGATCGACATATCCCGGGACTTCCTCGCACCATTTCAAAGCCGCAACCAAAAAGGGGGCTACGTGGGACTGGGGAAGTTACTCGATAGTATTGTCCGACTGGCTGTTCATACCGGCGATCCACGTTTGCGCGAATTAAAAGACCAAATTATTCGCGAGATACTCGCCACGCAGGAGGAAGACGGATATATCGGGATAATGGAACCTTCGTCGCGAATGTGGAGTTTGTGGGACATTCACGAGATGTCGTATCTGGTCTATGCCCTCGCCACGGATCACCATTTTTTCGGCACGGAAGATTCCCTCCAGGCTGCGCGTCGGCTGGCGGATTACATCATCAGTAATTGGGAGGCTCATCCTGACAACCAGCCGGGCGGGGGTTCCATCACCGTCTATATGGCCGTGACGGGATTGGAAAACGCTTTTCTGCTGTTGTCCGAAGAAGCGAATGATTCCCGTTATAAAGACTTTGTCGTCAATTTCAGAAAACTTCCCGAATGGCAGGCCCGAATCGTTGTGGGACGGCACGGTCAGATTGAAGGTCACATTTATGCCTATCTCTGCCGCTCCATCGCGCAGCTTCGGCTGGATGATCAGCAATTTGATCCGCGGCTCTGGCAGGCGAGCCGACAGGCGTTGGATTTTCTGCTCCATCGCGAGGGTATGGTCATCACCGGCGAATGTGGCGATCATGAATGCTGGCACGACAGTCAGTCGGGGACGATCAATCTGGGTGAAACATGCGCTACGGCGTATCTCATCCGCTGGCTGGATGAGCTTTTACGCCGTGAAAAAAAGAGCCTCTATGGGGATATTATGGAGCGAGTTATTTATAACGGATTATTCGCTGCTCAGTCTCCCGATGGTCGGCGCATACGGTACTACCCACCCTTTGATGGGCCGCGATCGTATTTTTCAAGCGATACATATTGCTGTCCCAATAACTATCGTCGGATCGTTGCCGAGTTGGCGGGGATGGTTGGCTATCAAACGGAACAGGGGGTTGCGATCAATCTCTACACTGCGGGCCAGCTTAAGCTGCGGCTTCCAGGTGGCCAGGTTGCCACGATCACACAGCGAACTGACTATCCTCACGACGGGGTCATAACCCTCACGGTCAGTCTCGCGCAGCCAGAGGCGTTCGAACTTCGCCTGCGAATTCCTCGCTATTGCGAAGAAGCCTCGGTGAAACTCCCAGACCAAAGCGAGGCCGTGGTTGTCAAAGGCGGAGATTGGGCCATTTTCAGCAGGACCTGGAAAGATGGTGACGAAGTGGTGCTGACAATCCCGATGAAATTGCGACTCGTGCGGGGACGGCGGGCTCAATCTGGCCGGGTTGCCGTGATGTATGGACCACTGGTGTTCTGCTTGAGCCGCCAGGCGCATGCGGACCTGAAAGACGTCGATCTCCGCCTGATCACCCTCAATCCGGAAACGCTGGAAGGGCCATTCCGCGATGAAGCTGTTCACCCTGGGGGACTGGCCTGCCGCGTGAAAGCATGGGCCCCAGGAGCATGGTATCCTCACGCTCCGACCAATTACACGCTGAAGCTCACCGAGTTCGCCGATCCCACGGGGGAAGCAACCTACTTTCATGTGCCCAACCCGTACGATCCGGCGTTCGTGGAGGACGAGTTGATCGTACCCACAAAGGATGGATCACCCTGA
- the trmB gene encoding tRNA (guanosine(46)-N7)-methyltransferase TrmB — MGRRALRKIDPNLDLSFHYRELEAIPKPWQSDQIFGRVAPLEVEVGSGKGLFLRQVSVAHPERDFIGLEVSQKYARFSAAGLAKLGVRNAIVIHGDALRFFAEWLPDCSVEAVHVYFPDPWWKKRHKKRRVMKESFLRDVERVLTPGGRLHFWTDVEEYFQTTLELLKANTRLTGPFPVPEHTPQHDMDYRTHFERRVRLQGGTIYRAEFAKE, encoded by the coding sequence ATGGGACGACGTGCTTTGCGCAAGATAGATCCCAACCTGGATCTCTCCTTCCACTACCGCGAGCTAGAGGCGATACCCAAGCCGTGGCAGAGTGACCAGATTTTCGGGCGCGTCGCACCTCTGGAGGTTGAAGTGGGCAGTGGAAAGGGCCTGTTCCTTCGACAGGTCTCCGTGGCTCATCCAGAGCGTGACTTCATCGGTTTGGAAGTGTCGCAGAAATACGCCCGGTTTTCCGCCGCTGGTCTGGCCAAGTTGGGGGTCCGGAATGCGATTGTGATCCACGGCGACGCCCTGCGTTTTTTCGCCGAGTGGCTACCGGATTGTTCGGTTGAGGCCGTGCACGTTTATTTTCCCGATCCCTGGTGGAAAAAACGACATAAAAAACGGCGAGTCATGAAGGAAAGCTTCCTGCGGGATGTCGAGCGCGTATTGACGCCAGGCGGACGCCTTCATTTTTGGACTGACGTGGAAGAGTATTTTCAAACGACACTTGAATTGCTCAAAGCGAATACACGATTGACTGGCCCCTTCCCTGTCCCCGAGCACACTCCCCAGCATGACATGGACTACCGCACCCATTTTGAGCGACGGGTTCGCCTCCAGGGAGGCACCATTTACCGGGCGGAATTTGCCAAAGAGTAA
- a CDS encoding tetratricopeptide repeat protein translates to MDRLNPCPRVDGCSITLLGQPRKGPLDMPEPQDQVPQATVEKSPERAERRMPEAVRQKGIRALFGSKWGLLALVIGSVVVVAGLGGLAWWWLTGKPEDGATALFEAVDAQDWPTVHEMAAKALADKRADPELLRAALFAQLVAYTAEADRQTGTERHRMLLLAAQFGDQATIVGLPPGREADGLFTLGRTLHYLSRFAESRKYLREAAKLDSQKQPRVNWLMAESHLLDPEGNRQEALRFNQAFLLTPGLDALSQNAGWLQQARIHLALGSPDAAEESLKHLTPKGVNSSEAYLVRGQIALLRAQKLVQNKESNRKEEFLKYINEARASFERVKSDALGDESARAKAAYLLGVILNLGEDYDGAMAAWERCCSEFPDYPESWAARFQIARLNHRLGRHDRTVDELANCIQKMVDAERFLNPWISKEDIRQTVDQVWLDCLDKKLFSLCLKLANGMEGVFTPELVYSLRAKTYIAWGEYLESSKPEDGTTEDNKALARRYFRLAGDDLTRLARFRAATRFYTEDLWQAADYYYRGGSYTRASRVLREYLRNEARRRNPQALLRLGECLLAMGKPDDALRVLYECIEFHSKDAASYKARLWAAYAHMEKGEYDKAEAVLVENLAGELAPTSLEWRDSLFTVGTLYFRLGRDREALEKLEEAVRRYPQDRRVPEARYFLAELYLRAAVAKASSQPNIPAMQSALTRDLLQSALEELQVIQKELDSQWDRGGTTPATQKLLRNVYFALGDVLYRLGRFGDAINTYVTLTNRLQSEPEVLDAYMQMARCYRAMGRTREAQTTLQQAKIMLNRLPPDVALEKSTPFSREEWQARLAWLERHL, encoded by the coding sequence GTGGACAGGCTGAATCCCTGTCCGCGTGTGGATGGTTGTTCTATTACCTTGCTGGGACAGCCCAGAAAAGGCCCACTCGATATGCCGGAACCACAGGACCAGGTCCCGCAAGCCACTGTCGAAAAATCTCCGGAGAGAGCGGAACGCCGCATGCCCGAGGCCGTCCGCCAGAAGGGCATCCGTGCGCTCTTCGGTTCCAAATGGGGTTTGCTGGCACTGGTGATCGGTTCGGTCGTGGTGGTTGCCGGCCTGGGCGGTCTCGCATGGTGGTGGTTGACAGGCAAGCCAGAAGACGGTGCCACGGCACTTTTTGAGGCGGTCGATGCTCAGGATTGGCCCACTGTCCACGAAATGGCGGCAAAAGCTCTGGCAGATAAGCGGGCAGATCCAGAGTTACTTAGGGCGGCCTTGTTCGCGCAGCTTGTGGCCTATACTGCGGAAGCCGACCGTCAAACGGGCACGGAGCGCCACCGCATGCTCCTTCTGGCAGCTCAATTTGGAGATCAGGCAACGATTGTGGGACTTCCCCCCGGCCGTGAAGCTGATGGGCTGTTCACCCTGGGACGAACGCTTCACTATCTTTCCCGATTTGCCGAAAGCCGGAAATACCTCCGAGAAGCCGCCAAACTCGATTCCCAAAAGCAGCCGCGTGTGAACTGGCTGATGGCCGAGTCCCATCTTTTGGATCCAGAGGGAAACCGGCAGGAAGCGCTCCGCTTCAATCAGGCCTTCCTCTTGACGCCGGGACTTGACGCGCTTTCCCAAAATGCGGGATGGTTGCAGCAGGCACGAATTCATCTTGCCCTGGGCAGTCCTGATGCGGCCGAAGAGAGCCTGAAGCATCTCACTCCTAAAGGGGTCAACTCTTCGGAAGCGTATTTGGTTCGGGGACAGATTGCCCTCTTGCGCGCTCAGAAACTGGTCCAAAATAAAGAGTCAAATAGAAAAGAAGAATTCCTCAAATATATCAACGAGGCGCGAGCGTCCTTTGAGCGTGTGAAGTCGGATGCGCTTGGTGACGAGAGCGCGCGGGCCAAAGCGGCGTATTTACTCGGGGTGATCCTGAATCTGGGGGAAGACTATGACGGAGCCATGGCAGCTTGGGAACGCTGCTGTTCAGAGTTTCCGGATTATCCGGAGAGTTGGGCTGCCCGGTTCCAGATCGCCCGACTTAACCACCGCCTTGGTCGTCACGACCGCACCGTGGACGAGCTGGCCAATTGTATCCAGAAGATGGTTGACGCGGAGCGGTTTCTCAATCCCTGGATATCGAAGGAAGATATTCGTCAAACCGTTGACCAAGTATGGTTGGACTGCCTTGATAAAAAACTTTTCTCCTTGTGCCTGAAACTCGCCAACGGTATGGAGGGCGTTTTTACGCCGGAGCTTGTATACAGCCTTCGCGCAAAGACCTACATCGCCTGGGGGGAATATCTGGAAAGCTCAAAACCGGAAGATGGAACCACTGAAGATAACAAGGCCCTGGCACGACGTTATTTTCGACTGGCCGGGGATGACCTGACGCGACTGGCACGATTCCGAGCAGCAACGCGTTTCTACACCGAGGACCTTTGGCAAGCTGCAGATTATTACTATCGAGGTGGATCGTACACGCGGGCATCCCGTGTATTGCGCGAGTATCTGCGAAATGAAGCCCGCCGCAGAAATCCCCAGGCCCTTCTGCGATTGGGAGAATGTCTTCTCGCCATGGGCAAGCCAGACGACGCCCTGCGCGTGCTCTATGAGTGCATTGAATTCCACTCTAAAGACGCCGCGTCCTACAAAGCACGACTTTGGGCAGCGTATGCCCACATGGAAAAAGGGGAATACGACAAAGCAGAGGCTGTTCTGGTTGAAAATCTTGCCGGAGAGCTGGCTCCCACCAGCCTTGAATGGCGGGATTCGCTCTTCACTGTGGGGACGCTCTATTTTCGCCTCGGGCGGGATCGTGAAGCGTTGGAAAAGCTGGAAGAAGCCGTGCGACGTTATCCCCAGGACCGTCGCGTTCCGGAGGCTCGATATTTCCTGGCGGAACTTTATCTTCGCGCCGCGGTGGCGAAGGCCTCAAGTCAACCAAACATTCCCGCGATGCAGTCCGCTTTGACTCGCGATCTGCTTCAAAGCGCCCTCGAAGAACTTCAGGTTATTCAAAAGGAATTGGATTCCCAATGGGACAGGGGGGGCACAACTCCCGCGACGCAAAAACTCCTCCGCAACGTGTATTTCGCATTGGGTGACGTGCTTTATCGCCTTGGACGCTTCGGAGATGCCATCAACACCTACGTGACGCTCACCAATCGGTTGCAATCGGAACCAGAAGTCCTTGATGCGTATATGCAGATGGCCCGCTGCTATCGTGCCATGGGACGCACCAGAGAAGCGCAAACCACGCTCCAGCAGGCCAAAATCATGCTCAATCGACTTCCTCCGGATGTTGCGTTGGAAAAATCAACTCCTTTTTCCCGAGAGGAATGGCAGGCCCGTCTGGCATGGTTAGAACGCCATTTATAA